One window of Bos mutus isolate GX-2022 chromosome 29, NWIPB_WYAK_1.1, whole genome shotgun sequence genomic DNA carries:
- the LOC102286683 gene encoding olfactory receptor 8B8-like: MAPGNGSFVTEFILVGLTDQPDLQLPLFFLFLVMYMVTVLGNFGLLTLIVLNSHLHTAMYFFLFNLSLIDLCYSSVFTPKMLVDFLSKKNMISYMGCMTQLYFFCFFIISECYVLTSMAYDRYVAICNPLLYNVVMSPKVCSSLMLGSYLMAFSGAMAHTGCMLRLTFCDANTINHYLCDILPVLQLSCTSTYMNELVVFIVVGINIIVPSLTIFVSYGLILSNIIQICSTEGRSKAFSTCSSHIIAVSLFFGSGAIMYLKPSSAGSMHVGKISSVFYTNVVPMMNPLTYSLRNKDVKLALRKTLGRGKFLLESMSLCRLS; encoded by the coding sequence ATGGCTCCTGGAAATGGTTCTTTTGTGACTGAATTCATTCTGGTGGGATTAACAGACCAACCAGATCTTCAACTTCCCTTGTTCTTCCTGTTTCTAGTAATGTATATGGTCACTGTGTTGGGAAATTTTGGCTTGTTAACACTAATTGTGCTGAATTCACACCTACACACCGccatgtactttttcctttttaacttatCCTTAATAGACCTGTGTTATTCTTCTGTATTTACACCCAAAATGCTGGTAGATTTTTTATCAAAGAAGAATATGATCTCTTATATGGGGTGCATGACTCAgctctattttttctgtttttttatcatttctgaaTGCTATGTGCTGACATCAATGGcttatgaccgctatgtggccatctgtaacCCACTTTTGTATAATGTTGTGATGTCCCCTAAAGTGTGTTCCAGCCTTATGCTTGGTTCCTACTTGATGGCATTTTCTGGTGCCATGGCTCACACTGGATGCATGCTGAGACTGACCTTCTGTGATGCAAACACCATCAACCATTATTTGTGTGACATCCTCCCTGTGCTTCAGCTCTCCTGCACAAGTACTTACATGAATGAGCTGGTAGTTTTCATTGTGGTAGGCATCAATATCATTGTACCCAGTCTCACGATCTTTGTCTCTTATGGTCTCATCCTCTCCAACATAATCCAAATATGCTCTACAGAGGGCAGGTCCAAAGCCTTCAGCACCTGCAGTTCCCACATAATTGCTGTTTCTCTGTTCTTTGGTTCAGGGGCAATCATGTATCTTAAACCGTCATCTGCTGGGTCCATGCATGTGGGGAAAATCTCTTCTGTCTTTTACACCAATGTGGTTCCCATGATGAACCCCTTAACCTACAGCTTGAGGAACAAAGATGTTAAACTTGCTCTGAGAAAAACCCTGGGGAGGggaaaatttttattagaatcaATGTCTCTGTGCAGGTTGTCATAG
- the LOC102286408 gene encoding LOW QUALITY PROTEIN: olfactory receptor 8B3-like (The sequence of the model RefSeq protein was modified relative to this genomic sequence to represent the inferred CDS: substituted 1 base at 1 genomic stop codon), producing the protein MSXGRMAPGNESSVTEFILLGLTQQPGLQLPLFFIFLAVYVVTVVGNVGLIILIGLNPPLHTPMYYFLFNLSFIDLCHSSVITPKMLMSFVSQNIISYAECMTQLCFFSFFVIDECFILTSMAYDQYVAICKPLLYKVSMSHQVCLMLTVGVYAMGLVGAMANTACMLRLSFCDGNIINHYMCDIPPLLQLSCTSTSINELEIFIVVGVNVIVPSVTVSVSYTLILLNILRIRSAEGRSKAFSTCSSHIIVVSLFFGSSAFMYLKPFPARSLDEDKVSTIFYTIVGPMVNPFIYSLRNKDVQIALRKTLKKRVV; encoded by the coding sequence ATGTCCTAGGGAAGAATGGCCCCAGGGAATGAATCTTCAGTGACTGAGTTTATCCTGCTGGGTTTAACACAGCAGCCAGGACTCCAGCtgcctctctttttcattttcttagcagTTTATGTGGTCACTGTGGTGGGGAACGTTGGCTTGATTATTCTTATTGGTCTGAACCCTCCCCTGCACACTCCCATGTACTACTTTCTCTTCAACCTTTCTTTCATTGATCTCTGCCACTCCTCTGTCATTACCCCTAAAATGCTGATGAGTTTTGTAAGCCAGAACATCATCTCTTATGCAGAGTGCATGACTCAGCTctgcttcttctccttctttGTTATTGATGAGTGCTTTATTTTGACATCAATGGCCTATGACCAATACGTGGCCATCTGTAAGCCCCTGCTCTACAAGGTCTCCATGTCCCATCAGGTCTGCCTCATGCTGACGGTGGGTGTATACGCGATGGGGCTTGTGGGTGCCATGGCCAATACTGCGTGCATGCTGCGACTCTCCTTCTGTGATGGAAACATCATCAATCACTACATGTGTGAcattcctcctctcctccagctCTCCTGCACAAGCACCTCCATCAATGAGTTGGAGATTTTCATCGTGGTGGGTGTCAATGTCATAGTGCCCAGTGTCACCGTCTCCGTTTCTTACACCTTGATCCTCTTGAACATCCTTCGCATCCGTTCTGCAGAGGGCAGGTCCAAAGCCTTCAGTACCTGCAGCTCCCACATAATtgtggtttctcttttctttggatCATCTGCATTCATGTATCTCAAGCCTTTTCCTGCTCGGTCTCTGGATGAAGATAAAGTGTCCACAATTTTTTATACCATTGTGGGGCCAATGGTGAATCCTTTCATCTACAGTTTGAGGAACAAAGATGTCCAAATTGCATTGAGAAAGACCTTGAAGAAAAGAGTAGTCTGA